ATGCATATGAAACCAAGCTAAAAGATTATTTTAGAAGCGATGTAAAGTTGAGTTACAAAAGAAATGGTAGAAGAATTACGCAAGAGTTTTCAGTGGACATACAGAATGTAAGCGGCAATAAAAATATTTTTCAACGTACCTATGACCCACAAAAACAGGATTTGCGTACGGAGTATCAAATTGGTTTATTTGTAATTCCACAATATAGAATTTTGTTTTAAAAATAATTTGTCCTCTTGAGCATAGTCGAAGGGGTCTTCGACTACGCTCAGACTGACATTTAGTAGTTGATTTTTTTGAATTGGGATTTGAAATAGTTTTGAATTGAAGAAAATAAACGTATGTCCTCCTGAGCTTAGTCGAAGGGGGTCTTCGACTACGCTCAGACTGACTTTGATTAATTGATGGGATAGACTTTGGATGTGAATTTTAAGAAAATGGATAAAAAGAAAATAGAAAAACCAAAAGATCGATGGGCGCGGATAGTATTTATCCCGCTTGTTGGTTTTTTAACTACACTCTTATTTGGGAAGCAAGGCTCATCTGTGCCTGAAAACTTTATTTATATAAATATTTTTATTTCCATTTTCTCTACACTTATTCTTTGGGAAGGCAATCGCTACATTGTTATATTATTACGCAATCAATATCAAGATTACAGACAAGTTGGCAAACGCTTACTCTGGCAATTGGCGCTGTGTACCGGATTTTCATTACTTGCCAGTAATATTATTTTTCTTTCGCTTATGCGGATGTTCCCCGGTGCTCCCTTGTGTAATGCCGATCGCATATACATGTCGCAATTGAGTTTAATTATTACGTTTCTCATTATTGCCATTTACGAAAGCAGTTATTTTTTAGGGAAATGGAAGGAGGCCTTAGTGCATGCCGAGGAGCTGAAAAGAGAAAGTATTATTGCTCAATTTGAGACGTTGAAAAGCCAGGTAAATCCACACTTTTTATTCAATAGTTTAAATACACTTACTGCATTAATTGAAGAAAATCCGAGTATTGCGGTGCGTTTTGTGGGACAACTTTCGCAAGTGTATCGTTACGTGCTGCAAAGCCGCGAAAAGGAGCTCACTGATTTAAAAACGGAATTGGAATTCACGCAGTCGTATATATTTTTATTGCAAAACAGATTTGAGAAAAATTTGCAAATAAATCTGGTAATTGATGAAAAATACTTGAGCAAAAAAATTGCGCCTCTTTGCTTGCAAATGTTGATTGAGAATGCCATCAAACACAATATAGTATCAGCTGAAAAGCCTTTACTGATTGAAATTGGGTTGGATGAAAAGGAGTATATTTATGTGAAGAATAGATTGCAGAAAAAGAATTTTTCGGAACAAAATCATGGCTTGGGATTGCCCAATATTTGTAAACGCTATTCCATACTTTCGGAGAAGGAAGTGAAGATTGAACAAAATGAATTTGAATTTAAAGTTTCGTTGCCCTTATTGTAAATGAGAGTTGTAATTATTGAAGATGAAGCAGTAGCTGCACGCCGCTTGCAAAAGTTGGTCACAGAGTTGGAGCCAAACGTGGAAGTGCTTGCGTTGCTCGATAGTGTGGAGAGTGCTGTAAAATGGTGCATGCAAAATCCCGCTCCCGATTTGTTTTTTATGGATATTCAACTGGCTGATGGATTGAGTTTCGAAATTGTAGAACAGGTGGATATTCAAACGCCTATAATTTTTACCACGGCTTTTGATGAGTATGCCATCAAAGCATTTTCAGTAAATAGTATTGATTACCTGCTTAAGCCCATAGAAAAGGATAACTTGGAGCGTGCGCTCACTAAATTTAAACAAGGAAACCCGGCTGTTTCAAACGATTTAAAGGGAATATTGTCGCAATTATTAAAAGGAAGAACCACTTTTAGAGAACGTTTTTTAGTAAAAAAGGGAGATGCTTATTTTCCTTTATTGACCAGTGATATCGCTTATTTTTATGCGGAGGAGAAAGTTGTATTTGCCAAAACAAAATCCAACCAACGTTACCTTTTAGAATTTACGTTGGATACACTTGAAAGTACTTTAAATCCGGATCTTTTTTATCGTGCTAACCGTCAGTTTTTAATTTCCATTGATGCGGTAACACAGGTAAAAAACAGTTTTAATGGGAAGTTGAAAGCCTTGGTAAATCCTGATTCTGAGGAAGAAATCATCATTTCGCGTGAGAAGGCACAAGCTTTTAAATCTTGGTTGGGAAAAGCCTGATTTCCTACTTTTTAGCCACACAGCAATTCGTTAAAGCCCGCCTAATTATTATCTTTGCCCTCCGTTTGAGAAAACGAGATTCAGTTATGAGCGATTTTAAAAGAAATATGGTTACGGCTGCCCTTCCTTACGCGAATGGGCCGGTGCACATTGGGCACCTTGCGGGATGTTATTTACCGGCCGATGTGTATGTGCGTTACCTCCGTTTGATAGGGGAGGATGTGTTGTTTATTTGTGGAAGCGATGAGCATGGAGTTCCCATTACTATCAAAGCAAAGGCGCTTGGTATTACACCCCAGCAAGTGGTGGATAAATACCATGGCATTATGAAGGATGCCTTTTCCGAATTTGGAATCTCATTTGATCATTATTCCCGCACCTCCGCAAAAGTGCATCATGAAACCGCAGCGGAGTTTTTTACTACACTTTACAACAAAGGAAAATTTACCGAGCAAGTTACCAAGCAATATTTTGACGAAGAACAAAATCAATTTTTGGCCGATCGCTATATTGAAGGAACCTGCCCCAAGTGCGGCAATGAGCATGCTTATGGGGATCAATGCGAACGTTGTGGGACATCTTTAAGTCCGCTGGATTTAATAAATCCTAAATCAAAATTGAGTGGAAATAAGCCCATATTAAAGGAAACAAAACATTGGTTCTTGCCTTTGAATGAGTATGCTTCCGAGTTGCGCAAATGGATTTTAGAAGAGCATGCCAACGATTGGAAGAGCAATGTGCTAGGGCAATGCAAATCGTGGATTGACAGTGGAGATGGATTGCAACCGCGAGCAATGACACGTGATTTGGATTGGGGCGTGCCGGTGCCACTGCCAGATTCAGAAGGAAAAGTATTGTATGTGTGGTTTGATGCGCCTATTGGATATGTATCAGCAACAAAGGAATATTTTGCTACCAAAAAGGGACAAGAAGAGGATTGGAAAAAATACTGGCAAAGCAGCGATTCGCGCCTGATTCATTTTATTGGAAAGGATAATATTGTGTTTCACTGCATTATTTTTCCGGCCATTTTAAAAGCACACGGAGATTATATTTTGCCGGATAATGTGCCTGCCAATGAATTTTTGAATTTAGAAGGGGATAAGCTTTCTACTTCACGAAATTGGGCGGTGTGGTTACATGAATACTTAAAAGAATTTCCAAACAAGCAGGATGAATTGCGTTTTGTTTTAACCTCTATCGCTCCGGAAACTAAAGACAGTGAGTTTACCTGGAAAGATTTTCAAGCACGGGTAAACAATGAGTTGGTGGCCATTTATGCCAATTTTGTAAACCGTGTATTGGTGCTCACTCAAAAATATTACAATGGAGTAGTGCCTCAAGCGGGCGATTTTACTGAAATGGATAAGCAAGTTATTGCATCCATAAATCAAGCAAAGGAATCTATAAAGGAAAATATTTCGAAATTTAAATTGCGTGATGCCTTAAGTGATTTGATTAATCTGGCCCGCAACGGAAATAAATATTTAGCTGACACAGAACCTTGGAAGCTTATTAAAACGGATGAAGAAAGAGTAAAAACAATTATGTATCTGGGTCTTGAAATCACTGCGTATTTAGCAGCTTTAAGTGAGCCTTTCTTACCGCATACTTCCGAAAAAATTTATTCGATGCTCGCTATGGAATCTTTGAATTGGAAGACTGATTTGCAAGGCCAACTTTTAAAACCCGGACATCCATTGGGAGAAGTAAAATTATTGTTTGAGAAGATAGAAGATGCAGCCGTAGAAGCACAAGTAGCAAAGCTTCATGCACCTGCCAGCGTTAGCAATGAGCAATTGGACGTTAGCAATCAAACAGTAAAACCTGAAACTGTAAACAGTAAACCTGAAACGAGTTTTGATGAGTTTTGTAAAATGGATATACGGGTTGGAACTATTTTAGAAGCAGAGCGTGTTCCTAAAACAGATAAGTTATTGAAGCTTTTAATAGATACCGGAATTGATAAAAGAACAGTTGTTTCGGGCATTGCTGCTAGTTTTAATCCAGAAAATATTATTGGAAAAAAAGTAAGCATCTTAGTGAATTTAGCTCCAAGAAAAATAAAGGGAATTGAATCGAGAGGAATGATTTTGATGGCTGAGAATGCTGCCGGAGAATTGGATTTTGTAGCACCATCGAAAGAGCAGATGAATAATGGTTCTTCCATAAAATAGTTTCAGGTTTTTGGTTTAAAGTTTCAGGATAATGGTTTCAGGTTTTTGGTTTAAAGTTACAAGTGAATGGTTTCAGGTTTTTGGTTTCAAGTGTTTTGCTAAAGAAAGGGAAGATTTAAAAACCAACAAATAGTCTTTGTACTTAATACTCAAATCTCAAATCTCAATACTCAAATCTCACTACTAAATAGGCGCCATAGTTCAACGGATACCTGCCTACCGTAACACAGGCCAATGCGACGGCAGGCAGGGAATAGAAGTTTCCTAAACTTTTGAAAATTTATATGTACTTTGTATACGCATTAGTGAGTAAAGTTGATAGAAGGATTTATGTTGGCATAAGTGAAGATCCATCAAGTCGATTAGTAGAGCATAATTCAGGGAAGACACAATCAACAAAGGGATTTGTTCCTTGGGAGTTATTTTTCACAAGGGCATTTGCAACAAGAATTGAAGCAAGAGAGTATGAAAAATATTATAAATCAGGATCTGGAAAAGAAAAATTGAAGAGAATACTTGGCGCCATAGTTCAACGGATAGAATAGAAGTTTCCTAAACTTTTGATGTGGGTTCGATTCCCGCTGGGGCCACTCTAAGGGAAAGGTTGTTAGAAAACAAACCTTTCCCTTTTTTATTGTCTTTAAAATCCTTGATATTGCTGCAAAGCATTGCGACAACCCAATTCACTTTTGTGGTTCGATACTTTTGATTTTCAAAAGTCAGCTTTTCGGGAAATATCGAACCAATAATACTCTGTTTTTTGGAAGTATCTCCTGAAACGTAGTATTGATGGAGGTTTACAAGTATCTCTAAGCATTGTTGAACCTTTGCTGACTGATTTTCGCTTCCTACCCTTAGATTTGCTTCTTCTCTTGTTAAAGAATCAATCTTTTCCTCAATCTCCAATTTCATGTTCTTGTAATCGGTGGCAGAAAATTCACCATCTAACATTAACTCCTTCGCATTTTGTATTCTTACTTTCTGTTTCGCAATTTCTTTTCCTACTCTTTCCAATTCAGCCTTGCCATCATTATTTTTTTTCTGCAATCTATCTTTTAAAACAGCTCCTTGTAACTTAATAGCAAGCTCATTCGATTTAAATTTAGAAAGTATGTTTTCAAATTCGTGATTAGCAATTTCAGCTACCTGCCTTTCTTTACAGCCCTTGGAACAATGGTAGTAGAAAAATTTATCTCCTTTGCGTCCGGTAGATGCTGAGCCTGTTAGCCTCTTTCCGCATTGTGGACATAAAAGAAAACCCCTCAATGGCAATTCATCTCTTTGTGTTCTAAACTTATTGGGGATATTCTTTTTTCGCCCAGCGAGGATATCCTGAACGGTATAAAATGTTTGTTCATCAATTAAGGGCTTATGTTTTCCTTGCACCCATTCTTCCTTTTCATTTTCATAGGCAGGAACAAGTACTTTTCCGATATAACCTTTATTACGAAGCATAGCCCAAAAGGAATTTCGATTTGCTTTAAAACCTTCTTTATTTAGCTTTCCACGCAACTGTTCAATGTTATATAAACCTGTAGCAAATTCGGCAAAGGCTTTCTTTACCAATTCTTCTTTTTGACCACCTTCAGGAATAATTATAGGTTTATTGTTTTCATCCCTTGCGTTCTTATAACCCTTGATACATGTACCTAGCCAACGCCCTTCTTTTTTACCTCTTCTAATGCCATGAAACACATTTAGAGCCCTGCGATCATTATCCACTTCTGGAGCAGCAAGGTAAATTGAGAGCATAATTTTACTTTCAGGGATTTTAAAATCAAGTGGCTGTTCAATAGCCCTAGGCTCAACACCAAGTTTTCTTAATTCCTTAATTTCAATAAAAGCTTCAGCAACATTGCGGGAGAACCTGTCCCATTTCAAAAAATAAATATAATCCACAAAGCCCTTATTCATTTTAATAATCTTCATAACCTTAATCCACTCGGGGCGGTTAAATGTTTTAGCGCTTTCATCATCATGATAAAATCCAACAACATCTAGGTCATTGTTTTCGCAATACCGATAGAGTTTATCTTTCTGGTCCGCTGGGCTGTAGCCATTGTTTTGCTCATCTGTCGATACCCTTGTATAGATTATTGCTCTTTTTTTCATGAGTAATTGTTTTTGAGGTTTTGTTTAGTGCTAGCTTCTCTTTGCTCCACAATCTCAATGGCATTATCAGCTGTATGGTAAAGCCAATCTCGAACAGCTGTTAACTCTTCATCGGTGATTGATATATTGTATTCTTCAATTATTTTTCTGCATTCATTTAATGAGAGCATGTTATCCAATAAACATGCTTGTCCTTTTGATTAAATCAATAAGTTAGCTTTACTATTATTTGTCCGGCACTGGCGGAACTTTTAACCCTTCTTTTTTAAGTGCATTAGCAGGGATTGTTTTCACAGTTTTGTTTTTACAGTTTTAGTAGCGTAAGTAATGGTTCCTTCCTGTGTAACCAATTCAATTTTTTCATAAGATCTCTTAGCAAGAATTTCAGATATTCTAGCTGTGTTAGGAATTTTAATCTTTCGTGTACCATCAATTCTTATAGGCTCGTTGTTCCTTAAATGAATAGTAATAGACTCAAAATCTCCCTTTCTAATATGCTTTAGAATTTCCATCTCTTTTGGACTTAATAGCACATATTTTTCTACATATTCCAATTTACTTGTATCCTCAATAAATTGAATTATTAAATTCAAGAGTGGAATTCGCAAGTGAGAATTGTTTTTTAGATAAGTAATTACTTGCTCCGAATTTTTGGCGGCATCCTCATGAACATACACTGCACCTCCCTCATTAAAAAAGACCCAATCAATATTTTCTTTTCTTGCTAGAAGAATCAATATTGTATTATCAAGGAGAGAACGCTTAACCGTTTTGTATTTTTGCCAAGAGCTAGGACTATTAAGAAATGCACTAACCGGAATATCCTTATTCGATGTTGCTTTTATCATCCCCCTTAAAAACTCAATTAGGGCTTCGTCTGTATGTAACTTTAAAGATTCGGCAATAGATTCTTTTTTTAGTAAAATCTCTTTAGCCTTTTTAATACATTCTATTGGATAGCCAAATGCTCTTAATTCAACAATGATTTTCAGCCAGATGTATTCGGTGAAATTGAGTTTGTGATTCTCATCCACCGCTCTGTTTTCTTCGCGCAGAATCCCCATTAAAGACCAATACTTGAGAACTCTTGAGCTAATACCCAAGTCTTTTAATGTAAAGGCTTTTGTGAAAATCTCCTTGTTCAAATCGTAAAGATTGTTGGAGAGTTTTATATCATTGACATTGAATTTTGATTCATTCATTTCTAACTGTATTAGAGTAATAAAATATAGGCAAATATATGACATAATTGTAATATGTTTATATTTGTTTGAAATTAATTAATAAAATTTAAAATGGACATTAAAGAATTATGCTTCAAACTACGCATGGAAGGTAAAAGTTTTAAGCAAATAGCAACCCAACTTGGCATTGGAAAAACCACAGTTTATAACCATGTTAAGGAGATGATGCTGAAAAAGGGTATGAGTTTTTCTGACCCCGTTCCGAACGGTTCCGAACTGGGTTTCACAGGGCGTTCGGAACGAAATCCGAACGCGCCAATTGAAGGCCAAAGCATGAGTGAACCCCAGCAAAAGAAGCAGGAAATAGAACAGGTGATTAAGCCCAAAGCAAGTAAAGTATTTACCGGTGATGAATTGGTAAAAAAGAAATTTCAATGCCTTGAATTTGAGGGTAAATTCCTTGAGCTTATCGGCA
The sequence above is a segment of the Bacteroidota bacterium genome. Coding sequences within it:
- a CDS encoding histidine kinase; translation: MDKKKIEKPKDRWARIVFIPLVGFLTTLLFGKQGSSVPENFIYINIFISIFSTLILWEGNRYIVILLRNQYQDYRQVGKRLLWQLALCTGFSLLASNIIFLSLMRMFPGAPLCNADRIYMSQLSLIITFLIIAIYESSYFLGKWKEALVHAEELKRESIIAQFETLKSQVNPHFLFNSLNTLTALIEENPSIAVRFVGQLSQVYRYVLQSREKELTDLKTELEFTQSYIFLLQNRFEKNLQINLVIDEKYLSKKIAPLCLQMLIENAIKHNIVSAEKPLLIEIGLDEKEYIYVKNRLQKKNFSEQNHGLGLPNICKRYSILSEKEVKIEQNEFEFKVSLPLL
- a CDS encoding response regulator transcription factor; this encodes MRVVIIEDEAVAARRLQKLVTELEPNVEVLALLDSVESAVKWCMQNPAPDLFFMDIQLADGLSFEIVEQVDIQTPIIFTTAFDEYAIKAFSVNSIDYLLKPIEKDNLERALTKFKQGNPAVSNDLKGILSQLLKGRTTFRERFLVKKGDAYFPLLTSDIAYFYAEEKVVFAKTKSNQRYLLEFTLDTLESTLNPDLFYRANRQFLISIDAVTQVKNSFNGKLKALVNPDSEEEIIISREKAQAFKSWLGKA
- the metG gene encoding methionine--tRNA ligase, with amino-acid sequence MSDFKRNMVTAALPYANGPVHIGHLAGCYLPADVYVRYLRLIGEDVLFICGSDEHGVPITIKAKALGITPQQVVDKYHGIMKDAFSEFGISFDHYSRTSAKVHHETAAEFFTTLYNKGKFTEQVTKQYFDEEQNQFLADRYIEGTCPKCGNEHAYGDQCERCGTSLSPLDLINPKSKLSGNKPILKETKHWFLPLNEYASELRKWILEEHANDWKSNVLGQCKSWIDSGDGLQPRAMTRDLDWGVPVPLPDSEGKVLYVWFDAPIGYVSATKEYFATKKGQEEDWKKYWQSSDSRLIHFIGKDNIVFHCIIFPAILKAHGDYILPDNVPANEFLNLEGDKLSTSRNWAVWLHEYLKEFPNKQDELRFVLTSIAPETKDSEFTWKDFQARVNNELVAIYANFVNRVLVLTQKYYNGVVPQAGDFTEMDKQVIASINQAKESIKENISKFKLRDALSDLINLARNGNKYLADTEPWKLIKTDEERVKTIMYLGLEITAYLAALSEPFLPHTSEKIYSMLAMESLNWKTDLQGQLLKPGHPLGEVKLLFEKIEDAAVEAQVAKLHAPASVSNEQLDVSNQTVKPETVNSKPETSFDEFCKMDIRVGTILEAERVPKTDKLLKLLIDTGIDKRTVVSGIAASFNPENIIGKKVSILVNLAPRKIKGIESRGMILMAENAAGELDFVAPSKEQMNNGSSIK
- a CDS encoding GIY-YIG nuclease family protein produces the protein MYFVYALVSKVDRRIYVGISEDPSSRLVEHNSGKTQSTKGFVPWELFFTRAFATRIEAREYEKYYKSGSGKEKLKRILGAIVQRIE
- a CDS encoding recombinase zinc beta ribbon domain-containing protein gives rise to the protein MGKVLVPAYENEKEEWVQGKHKPLIDEQTFYTVQDILAGRKKNIPNKFRTQRDELPLRGFLLCPQCGKRLTGSASTGRKGDKFFYYHCSKGCKERQVAEIANHEFENILSKFKSNELAIKLQGAVLKDRLQKKNNDGKAELERVGKEIAKQKVRIQNAKELMLDGEFSATDYKNMKLEIEEKIDSLTREEANLRVGSENQSAKVQQCLEILVNLHQYYVSGDTSKKQSIIGSIFPEKLTFENQKYRTTKVNWVVAMLCSNIKDFKDNKKGKGLFSNNLSLRVAPAGIEPTSKV